GCCCGCCGAGGCTTTCGCGCGCCTCCGCGCCCTGGCCTCGCCGGGCGAGCGGCTCCTGGTCACCGGTTCACTCCACCTGGTCGGCGCCTGGTTGCGGCTCCTCCGCCCCGCCGGCGCGAGCGGCCCGCTCGGCCTCGGGGCCGCGGCGCTCGACGATGCGGCTCAGCTCCATGTCGCCCAGCCGTAGGCGGAAGCCCTTCCGCTCGCTGAGCGGGTTGTAGAGGCGCTCCCCGCGCGCCTCGTGCGGGCTCTTTCTCCCGTCATCCCTTGGCTCCATGCCGGCCAAGCCTCCCGTCGCGCCTCTAGTCTTGGGGCGCGGCCTCCGGCTTCATGCGGGCGGGGGCTGGAGATGGCTGCCGGCGCTGCCAGGCGTGCCTCCTCGATGGCGCGAAAAGCTGACTTATAATTGCGCCAGCAGGGAGGTGGCCGCATGCCGTGGTTGTTCGTCACGTTCACGGCGGTGCTCCTCTTGCTCCTCCTGCTGGCCGACCACGTCAAGAACCGCTTCCGGCACACGCCCTCCAGCCGGCGCACCCTGGCGGCGGAAGGCGCGGCCGTGGCCGTCGCCGGCGCTCTCGCCGCCTGGCGGCTCCTCCCCCACGCGCCCGCCTGGCAGCTGGTTGCGCTGGCGCTGGTGCTGGCCGTGCCGGGCTACGTGCTGACCGCCTACGTCACGGTCGAGGTCTGGCGACATCGGAAACAGGGCAGCTTTGACCGCCACATCCGCCGCCTGCAGCGCGAGATCGACCGGCTGGAGGAGGAGGTCGAGCGGCTCACCTGGCAGCTGGCCGAGCTGCAGCGGCGCCGCCAGCGCCTGCGCGACGAGGAGACGCAGGCCGCGGTGCGCGAGCAGATGCTGCGCGACCAGGTGGAGGCCTGGGTGGCGGCCCGCGACTCGGGCGCGCGCAGCTCGGCCGTCCTGGAGTGGGAGATCGCCTACCGGGCCATGAGCCCGGCGGAGCGGGCGGCGGAGCGCGAGCGGGTCCAGCAGGCGCTGCGCGGCGCCCGCGACGGCGACGAGCGGGGCGAATGGGGCGCGCGGCTTAACCTGCTCGCCCTGGCCGAGCTGCTTGCGCCCGGAGCGGAGGGAGCCTCCGGCCTCCAGGGCGTGGAGCAGGAGATCCACCTCTGCCGCGACGCACGCGAGAATGCCCAGCGGCGCCTGGAACAGCTGGAGGGCGAGTTGCGCGGCTGGCTCGAGCGACGCCACGCCTTCCTGCGCGAGAAGATCCCCCTGGACTAGAGCCCGGTGCGGCCCTGCCGCCCGGCCGGAGCGACCGGGAGCGCGGCACGCCGGCGCAGCCGGGAAGAGGTCGGGTCATACGGCCTGGAAAGAAAACCCCGCCCTCCCTGGGCGGGGTTTTCGCCTTCCGGCGCGGCGCGGACGTCGGGACGCCTAGACGTCCGCCTGCTGGGCCGCCGGCCGCTGGACGGGAAGGAAGCGGTCGGCCAACCGGGCCATGATCTGGGGCATGGTGGTGTACTCCATGTCTTCGGCGGGCAGGCGGTGCGGCTCGAAGGGGCCCTGGCGCCGGATGTATCCGGCGATCTCGTTGGCGAGCCGGCGTGCCTCGTCGAAGGCGACGTCGGCGAACATGTCGCGTGGCCCCACCAACTCGCCGTCGGCCAGCTGGTAGCCCAGGCCGATGACGCGGGGCGGCCCGTCGAAGCGCGTCGGATGTGCCTGGTCGACGGAGCAGGGCATCAGCGGCCCGACGAAGGAACCCCGCATCCAGCCGCCCACCAGGTGCGGTGTGCTGAAGGCCTCCAGCACCTCGCCGACGGCGGGCAGGCCGCTCTGGCAGCGGACGATCATGGACGGGTCGTCCTTGCCCACGTAGCGGCCGGCGATCAGGTTGAGGCGCTGGGTGGTGGCGACGGCGGCGATCTCGCCCAGCTCGCGCGAGTAGACGGCGCTGATGACGTAGCGGCCGGGCGTGCCGATGAAGGCCAGAAGGTCATAGGCCTCCTCGGGGCAGTTGAGGCGGATGAGACGGTCTTCACGCAGGTCGTGTACCTCGAAGGTGAAGCCGCCGTGCATCTTGGGGTCGATAACCAGCCCCGGGGTGTTGAAGGGATCGGCGAAGATCCGGTAGAGAGGCAGGTTCCAGGCGCCCGGCTCGGTCTTGTCGGCCATGAAGATGAGCAGCGGTTCGCTGGGCCGTTCCTCGAACTCCATCTCGGCGATCCCCGGGCCGAGGCCGCGGATATTGCCCGAGAAGGCGTCGGCCAGCAGGTCCTGGCCGGCCCCGTAGAGCTTCAGCCGCCTGGCCACGTCGGTGCAGCCGCGGAAGGTATCCCAAGCGAGCTGGTGGACGGCCGGGTCGTTGACGCCGCGGCGGTGGGTGAGCACCAGGTTGATGTCGTCGCCCACCGAGGAGACGCTGAAGTCGACCAGCAGCCGGCCCTTCTCCGCCGCCAGCGCCTCCCGGGCGTACTCCAGCGTCTCGGGGTGGACGGCACCGTGACCCACGAAACCGCCGATGTCCGCCTTGATCACGCTGACGGTGATCTTCTCGCCCACGTGCGCCCTCCTCCCTTCGGGTTCTGGAAAGCGGCTGCCGCCAGAGGAGACGAGCCTCCAGGGCGGAAGCGCCCGCCTTCCCCTTTTGGATACGCCGGCGACGGGATCCTGCTCTCCGCCGCCACGACCGGGAGGCATAGCGCCCGCCCGGCCCGGCATAGCCGTCGCCGGGGAGGGGCGATGCCTTGCGCACGGCGATTCTCCTGGCCACCCCCTGGCGGCGGCGGCCGCCGCGGAACGGCGAGGGGGGCCGGCGCCGCCTGGCGCGCTGGGCCCTGGTGCTGCTCTTTCTGGTCGTGCCGCGGCTGGGATGGGGCAGCGCGCGCTGGCAGCCGGTGGGCGAGATGGAGATGGTGCAGGCGCTGCCCTCGCCGCCTGACGGCCTTCTGCTGCGCGCGGCCGGCGCCGAGGGCAACCCGTCCGGACCCGTGCTGCAGCTCCAGGCCTGGGCCTTTGGCGCGCTCCCGCCCCTGGTGCGAACCGTCGCCGCCGGCTCGGTGCCCGGCGGCTCGCTGCTGGCCGCCGGCCTGGCCCCGGCGGTCCGCGACGGCGCCGGCGCCGCCCAGGGCGGGCCGCTCCTCCTCTCCCCGGACGGCAGCGAGGCGGTGCGCGTGGCGCCGGACACCAGCCTCTGGCTGATCCGCTCCGACGCGCTGGCGCCGCGCCTGCTGGTGGGTCCGGGTCGTGCCGGAGGCCCGCAGGGCGGCGTGGTCTGGGCCGCGGAGCCGGTCTGGTCGAGGGACGGGAAGCAGGTCTACTTCCTGTCCAACAGGGACCAGGGAGGCGCGGCCTACGGCATCTGGTCGGTGGACGTGCGGACGGGTCACGAGCGGCGGCTCCTCCGCCCCCAGGGCCGCGAGAGCTTCTACCTGGCGGGCTGGAACGACCGCGGCGAGCTGCTGGTGGGGACCAGCCGCGGCCGCCTGATGGCGCTCTCGGGCAGCGGGCGCCTGCGCCTGCTGATGAGCGGCGTGCAGGTGGTGGCCGTCTCGCCCGACGGCCGTCACCTGCTCTACCGGAGGCTCTCCTCCGGCGGCCTCCTGCCCGACCTATGGGGCGCCGACGGCGAGGGGCGCAACCCGGTCCGCCTGGCCGGGCCCGGGATCCCGGAGCCGGTGGTCCCGGGCTCCTGGTCGCCGGGAGGAAGCCGCATCGCCTACGTGGGCTACGCCGGCGCGCCTTCGGGCCGGACGGCGCTGGTCGTGCTGGACGTGGCGGCCCGCCGCCCCTCGCCCGGGAGCGTCCGCCTCTTCACGCCTCCCGTCCCGGGTCTGCGCCTGGACCTGGCCCAGCTCCCGGTCTGGCTCGACCGCGACCGGCTGGTCGTCGGCACGCTCGACGCCAGGAAGCGGCCCTCCACTTGGCTGGTGCGCGTCTGGTGAACCTCCCCGGCTCCCGCCGCCCTGTGGTAGACTCGGGGGTGCTCCGCGGCGGCGACCGTCGCCGTTCCCGCCAGGACGGTCTCTGCGGGCGAATAGCTCAGCGGCAGAGCACCCGCCTTACACGCGGGGGGTCGCAGGTTCGAACCCTGCTTCGCCCACCAGAAAATTGGCTCTGCCCGACACTTTGCGGGCGGGCTCGGTCCGCCAGCCATCCTCTTCCGGGCGCTGAGGCGCTCACACGCATCCGGAGAGTTCCGCCGAGCCTGGCGCCCGCGCGGGCAGCCGAGCTCTGCCACACCCGGCTCTCCCCACGCGCATGCGCTCGCTCCTCTTCACCCGAGGAAGCCGCTCCCCGGGAGATCCGATTCCAGGCACGGCCCCCAGGGGAGAGGGACGACACACTCCAGCAGCTCGCTCTGGACGGAGGCGTCGACGACCCGCGTCGTCGCGAGAGAGATCACCTCGGCGCCCCTGGGGCCCTCAAGTCCGGGGAGGAGTCGGTGACCCCCGCGAGGTCTCTCCCGCCCGCCGCGTCCACGGCGATGGCGGTTCCGTGGTCGTGATCGCTCCCCCCATGACACGGCGGGCACCGCGAATCGCCAGTTCAGCGAACGCCCGGAGCAGCAGGGCGCTGCCCACCCCCCGCCGTCGGAACCGATGACGGGTGCCGAGGAAAGCGATGACCCCCTCTCCGTCGGCTGTGCGAGCGACCAGAGCGCCGGCCGGCTCATCATGGACGGAGGCGACGTACCGAAGGCCGGCGTCATGTCCGGGACGGCTTTCCTGCTCGGCGAGGAAGGTTTCGAAATCCAGGGGACGATGGTCCCAATGGTCACTTTGGGCTTCCTCAATAATTTCATGAACCAGCCGCAACCCGGCGTCGCCATCTGCCGGACGCACGCGCACGTCGGCGGCGGTGACCGCTTCAGACGGTTCGCGAGGGAGCTCCAACGACATTCTCAAGTAGGTTCGCACCTTCTGCCAACTCAACTCCTCCAGCCACGGGGAAGCCACGCCGCCCGTCACTTGCCACAGACTGATCATTGGCGCACCGCGCCGCTCGGCCTTGGTGCCGATCCGGCGAAGCAGGGCAAGAGCGCCTTGCTGGAATTCGGGAACCGCCGCAAACCGGGCTCGCAGTTCCCTCGTCTTGGCGAGGTGACGGAGCGAGCCGAATGCCGCAACTTCGCCCGAAACGAGGGCCACCCAGGCACCCATGTCGCTCTCGACCATCGCCTCTCGGACATCGGCTTCGGCCGTGATGATCGTTCCGAGCTCCGCGATGTCCATGCGGTGGTAGACCCCCAGGATCGCGCCCATTTCATCCGATCCGCAGCGCGGGGCCGGGATCAGCCGGAGTATGCTGTACGAGAGGCGGGGCGGGCCCGCGGGTCGGTCGGACGGAGCCGGACGACTTCGTCGGCCACGAGACGCCGCCGCGGGCGCGTCGGAGAGCAAGCCAACGTCCTGCGCGGGCGACATGGGGTGGTGACCGCATTGGGTCTGCCTGTGAAAGCCGTGGCCTACGGGTTGCTCGCCTTGGTTGTGGCGACAGGTCTTCCGATCGTACCCCTGCCCGTGCCCCCGCCCGTGAGAAACTTGCACTTCGCCAGTTCACACCTCTCGCTGGTCGCGGGCCGGAGGGCGGGAATCGGGTGCGAGGTGACGCAAGGCGTATCGGTTCCCGCCGGAGCTCCTGGCGGTGTATCGTTTCCCGTCGCATACAACCCCGTATCGTGCATGACGCTTTTGAGAGTGGGGATTTTAGGCGCCAGTGAGAATCAACCGACAACAGCGGATCGCGACTGCTATGTACTGAAACTGCAAAGCGGAAAGGTCGCCGTCACACCGCCCGGCTACAAGTGCATTAAGATCATCTTGCCGGACGGCAGGACGTTCATTCGCAACTTGGCCGGCACAGGCGGCAAGTAGGGCGAACCGGCGGCAGACGTTTGTTCCCTATGCTGGATGAGCGAGGATGCGGACGGCTGGGGCCCGCCGCGATGCCGTACGAACCCGGGCGACTCCGAGGGCCCCGGCCTTTCGCCCGCCGGGGAGCGGGCCGCGGAGACCGCAGGTGGCACCCGGGAGAGGGCTGGACGAACGCACGATCTCCGGCGCCCGGGTTCGACACCACCGCGTACATGAGGGCGCGCCGTACCCTCGCTGGGAGAGGCTGCCCGGTCCGGACTCCATCGCGTTCCCGACAGAAGCGACGGAAATCCGCAGCAGGGTGCGGGTCCGAGCACATTCTGCGAGCCATTCTCCGGGCGTCTGGAACGTCGTATTCTCCGGCGACACGGGCTGGAGGTGGTCCGCCGTGACGCGGCAACGGAGGGACGTATCCGTGGAGCGCCGGACAGCTTCGCGGTGGAGATGAACGCGACATGCGCGCGGCGAGGAAGTGGTTCCGGCGACGGTGGCTTCTCTGGAGGGCGAACGTCCTGGAGCGGGAGGCGGCCGGGCTCCGGGGCAAGCCGACCCTCCTGGACGACCCGTACTTTGTGAGCTACGTCAACCCCATCGCGGCGGCCCTCTGGTCGTGGGTCTTTCACCTCGTCGAGGGTCGAGTTGGAAGCAAGGGATCCAACGGGAAAGAGAGTCCCCAGGCCCGCGCGGCCGGTCTGGAGCGGCGCGCCGCGGAGCTGAGGGCGGAGGCGGACCGGCTCGGAGGCTGAGAACCGGTGAGCGCAGAAAAGGCCTGGGGCGAGGTGCGCGGCCTCTGGGCGGGTGCCGGAGGAGGCTCGCCCACTGGCCGGAGCCGGGCGTCCCCGGGAGAGAGCCGGGCGCACCGGGGCGATCGCCGGCTTCCGCCCGGACAAAGGGGGCTGACTCGCGTGCCGTCGCGACTCCTGGCCGCCGTCCTGGCGGACGACCTGACGGGTGCCAACGCCACCGGAGCCCTTCTCTCCGCCCTGGGCCTGCGCGTGACCGTGCAAATGGAACCGGTGCCGGGAGCCGGCACCGTTCCGGCACGGCGCGGGACGTCTCCGGAGGCGCTGGTGCTCTCCACGGCGAGCCGGCTTCTGCCGCCCGAAGAGGCGGGGCAGGCGGTGGCGCGGGCGGCGGAGACGGTGCTGGCGGAGCGGCCGCGCCTCTTCGGCAAGCGCATCGACAGCACGCTCCGCGGCAACCTGGGCGCCGAGATCGACGCCGCGCTGAAGGCTTGGCAAGAGGCCTGGAAGGGGGACGGCCGGCGGCCGCGGGCGCTGGTGGCGGCGGCCTACCCGGCCGCGGGGCGGACGGTCCGGGGCGGCCGCCTCTACGTGCACGGCCGGCTTCTCGAGGAGACGGAGGCGGCGGCCGGCGCCTCCACCCCGGTCGGGCGGAGCGACGTGGCCGGGCGGATCGCGGAGCAGTGCCGGCGGCCGCTGGCCGTGCTGGAGCTGGAGGCGATCCGGGGGGCCCGGGTGGAGGGCCTGGCCCGGCGCCTGGAGCGGCTGGCCGGGGAGGCCGAGGTGCTGGTGGCGGACGCCGAGAGCGACGAGGAGATCGACCTCCTGGCGCAGGCGGTCCACTTCCTGGAGGAGACGGGAAGCGACCGGGGACCTTTCCTCCTGGTCGATCCCGGCCCCGTCCTCGCTGCGCGGGCGCGCGCGGCTCTCGAGGCCGGACGGCGACGCCCGCCGGTCCTGGTGGTGGCCGGCAGCGTCGCGCCCCTCTCCCTGGAGCAGGCCGAGCGGGTGGCCAGGCGGCTGGAGGCACCGGTGGTCCACTTCGACGTGGCCCGCTTCCTCGGGCAGCCGGAGGAGTACGGGAGGCGCGCGGCCGCCGCGGTCGGGCGCGCGGTGCGGGGGGTGACCCGCCGACACCGGCTGCCCGCGGTCGTCGTGCGCACGGCCCGGCGCGGCGAGGATCGCCTCGACCTGGCGCCGGAGCAGGCGCTCCGGGTGGCGCGCGGCCTCGGCGAGCTGGTCGGCCATGTCGCTAGCGCGGCGGCGCTGGGCGGTTTGGTCCTCACCGGCGGCGAGGTGGCCGCCGCCGCCTGCCGGGCGCTGGGCGCCAGCCGCCTCGAGCCGGTGGACGCGGTGGAGCCGCTGGCCGTCCACGCCCGGCTGGCGGACGGCCCGTACAGGGGCCTCTCGCTCTGCACCAAGGGCGGGCTGGCCGGCGACGGGGAGAGCCTGGTCCGCTGCGTCCGCCACCTGGCCGGCTGCCCCTGAGCCGGGGCGGCCGTCAGGGCGGCGAGCCGTCGCGGACGACGCCAATTCTTATCCTCTTCTCAGCTTCGTCTGGGAGGCCCGTCAAGGCTTTCCTCTAGCCTTCCTGGAAACAGGCGGAGCTCCAGGAAGCGAGCGGGGGAGCGTGATCTCGCGTGGCCCGTGCAGGACGTACCCTGGCGGTCCTCGGCGCGCTGGGTGCTTTCGTGACCGGCGGCGCCAGCGCCCTCCGGCAGGCGCCCGGGGTGGCCCAGGCCGCCCCTGCCGCCGGCCCCGTGGCGGGCCTCTCCGCCGGCGAGCTGGCCGCGCTCGAGCGGCGGCTGGAGGCGGAGCTGGCCGCCCAGGAGCGTTCCATCCGCCTCCTCGACCAGCGGCGCCAGCAGCTGGAACAGGCGCTGGCCGACGCCCAGCGGCAGCTGGCCCAGAAGGAGGCGGCGGTGGCCGCGGCCCGCTCGAGCCTGGCCCTCCTCCAGACGCAGATCCAGCAGCGCCAGGCCGCCCTCCTCCAGGCCCAGGCGTCGCGGGCGGCGGCGGCCGCCGCCGCCCGGCAGGCCGCCACCAGGCCCGGTGGCGCCCCGCCTGTGGACACGCTGACCGGGGCCTCCTCCGCGCACGGCGCGGTGGCCGCCCCCGGCCAGGGGAGCTCCGTGCAGCCGCGGGTCGACAGCCTGACCGGCGCCTCCGGAGGCGCGGGCTACCAGGGCGGACGGGAGCGGCATCACGAGCGGGAGCACGAAGGAGAGCACGAGGGCGGCGACGACGACTGACATGCGTCGCCCCGCCGGCCGCGGGCCGGCGGGGCGTGCGGCCGGACGCGGTCGGCCTAGTTGGGATCGCTGGCCAGCGCCGGGATCAGCCGGTCGCCCTGCGGTGAGCCGATGCCGGTCACCAGGTCGTACCCCGGCAGGGCGGGATTGCCATTGCTACCGCTGGTCACATCGTGGAAGTCGGCGGTGTAGCCGGTGCTTCCGGTGGAGCCCGCCAGGCTGTACAGGTCGGAGAGCAGGTTGCCCGTGCTACC
This portion of the Bacillota bacterium genome encodes:
- a CDS encoding fructose-1,6-bisphosphatase, which produces MGEKITVSVIKADIGGFVGHGAVHPETLEYAREALAAEKGRLLVDFSVSSVGDDINLVLTHRRGVNDPAVHQLAWDTFRGCTDVARRLKLYGAGQDLLADAFSGNIRGLGPGIAEMEFEERPSEPLLIFMADKTEPGAWNLPLYRIFADPFNTPGLVIDPKMHGGFTFEVHDLREDRLIRLNCPEEAYDLLAFIGTPGRYVISAVYSRELGEIAAVATTQRLNLIAGRYVGKDDPSMIVRCQSGLPAVGEVLEAFSTPHLVGGWMRGSFVGPLMPCSVDQAHPTRFDGPPRVIGLGYQLADGELVGPRDMFADVAFDEARRLANEIAGYIRRQGPFEPHRLPAEDMEYTTMPQIMARLADRFLPVQRPAAQQADV
- a CDS encoding GNAT family N-acetyltransferase — its product is MGAILGVYHRMDIAELGTIITAEADVREAMVESDMGAWVALVSGEVAAFGSLRHLAKTRELRARFAAVPEFQQGALALLRRIGTKAERRGAPMISLWQVTGGVASPWLEELSWQKVRTYLRMSLELPREPSEAVTAADVRVRPADGDAGLRLVHEIIEEAQSDHWDHRPLDFETFLAEQESRPGHDAGLRYVASVHDEPAGALVARTADGEGVIAFLGTRHRFRRRGVGSALLLRAFAELAIRGARRVMGGAITTTEPPSPWTRRAGETSRGSPTPPRT
- a CDS encoding four-carbon acid sugar kinase family protein, coding for MPSRLLAAVLADDLTGANATGALLSALGLRVTVQMEPVPGAGTVPARRGTSPEALVLSTASRLLPPEEAGQAVARAAETVLAERPRLFGKRIDSTLRGNLGAEIDAALKAWQEAWKGDGRRPRALVAAAYPAAGRTVRGGRLYVHGRLLEETEAAAGASTPVGRSDVAGRIAEQCRRPLAVLELEAIRGARVEGLARRLERLAGEAEVLVADAESDEEIDLLAQAVHFLEETGSDRGPFLLVDPGPVLAARARAALEAGRRRPPVLVVAGSVAPLSLEQAERVARRLEAPVVHFDVARFLGQPEEYGRRAAAAVGRAVRGVTRRHRLPAVVVRTARRGEDRLDLAPEQALRVARGLGELVGHVASAAALGGLVLTGGEVAAAACRALGASRLEPVDAVEPLAVHARLADGPYRGLSLCTKGGLAGDGESLVRCVRHLAGCP